AGGGTTCTAAATTTTTATAATCCTGTATCTTTAAATATTTTTCTAAAGCCGTTTTCACTGTTTCAAATACATCAGATGGATTAGCGCTTACATCAATACTGCGACATTTAACAGCCAATAATCCTATTCCGCCATTTTTTAAAAAAAGATTTACATTTTTCAAAAAAATTTCAACCTGATTCTTTTGCGCAATATCCTGATAAACAACATCGACACCAGATACACGCTTAAAATATGATAATGGTTTATTAGCATCTGCTAAAATTGGCGCAATATTGCCTTCTTTTTTAGATACTTCAATTAGTGCTTGGATTACATATGGAGAAATTTCAACTGCAAATACAAAACCTGTTCGCGCTGCAATATATGACGGAGTATAACCATGAGACGCGCCCAAATATAATACAACATCTTTCCAATTAAATTTAACTTTTAAACCATTTTTCTCAGCAGCAACTAACTTACTGCGACAGGGCTCATACAACTTTTTCATTTAACTCCCTCCTAAGCTTATCTCCAATAAACTGCCCTTTAAAAAAATCAACCTTTGCAGC
This region of Candidatus Woesearchaeota archaeon genomic DNA includes:
- a CDS encoding fibrillarin-like rRNA/tRNA 2'-O-methyltransferase, encoding MKKLYEPCRSKLVAAEKNGLKVKFNWKDVVLYLGASHGYTPSYIAARTGFVFAVEISPYVIQALIEVSKKEGNIAPILADANKPLSYFKRVSGVDVVYQDIAQKNQVEIFLKNVNLFLKNGGIGLLAVKCRSIDVSANPSDVFETVKTALEKYLKIQDYKNLEPYEKDHYMIMCKKE